In the Malania oleifera isolate guangnan ecotype guangnan chromosome 1, ASM2987363v1, whole genome shotgun sequence genome, one interval contains:
- the LOC131168291 gene encoding transcription factor MYB80 produces the protein MGRIPCCEKDSVKRGQWTPEEDNKLSSYIAQHGTRNWRLIPKNAGLQRCGKSCRLRWTNYLRPDLKHGQFSESEEQTIVKLHSVVGNRWSLIAAQLPGRTDNDVKNHWNTKLKKKLSGMGIDPVTHKPFSHLMAEIATTLAPPQVAHLAEAALGCFKDEMLHLLTKKRIDFQLQQSSTDAAGTSTATYIPSKHDEKDEDTIEKIKLGLSRAIQDPPPLLPLTKHNWDSNGGASSNFVSAFPASASGFQYDHAYLANEGEGSPWSQSICTGSTCTGGDHQERLLEKLEDDNEGSEGGKTIRNGSNMFSSDCVLWDLPSDDLMNPMV, from the exons ATGGGTCGGATACCGTGTTGCGAGAAGGACAGTGTGAAGAGGGGCCAGTGGACCCCTGAAGAAGACAACAAGCTCTCCTCCTACATCGCCCAACACGGCACCCGAAACTGGCGCCTCATCCCCAAAAATGCTG gtCTACAGAGGTGTGGCAAGAGTTGCAGGCTGCGGTGGACCAACTACCTTCGTCCTGACCTAAAGCACGGCCAATTCTCAGAGTCTGAGGAGCAAACCATTGTCAAGCTTCATTCCGTCGTCGGCAACAG ATGGTCCCTAATAGCAGCTCAGCTTCCTGGCCGCACAGACAATGATGTCAAAAACCACTGGAACACCAAGCTCAAGAAGAAGCTCTCTGGCATGGGAATTGATCCAGTAACACATAAGCCCTTCTCCCACCTCATGGCAGAAATCGCCACCACTCTGGCTCCCCCTCAGGTGGCTCACCTCGCTGAAGCAGCCCTTGGCTGCTTCAAAGATGAAATGCTCCACCTCCTCACCAAGAAGCGCATAGACTTTCAGCTCCAACAGTCAAGTACTGATGCCGCCGGAACCTCCACAGCCACCTACATTCCCAGTAAACATGACGAAAAAGATGAGGATACTATTGAAAAGATCAAGCTGGGGTTATCCAGAGCAATACAAGACCCTCCTCCCCTCCTGCCCTTGACCAAACATAACTGGGATTCTAATGGGGGTGCATCTTCAAATTTTGTCTCTGCTTTTCCTGCATCTGCATCTGGGTTTCAGTATGATCATGCATACCTTGCTAATGAAGGAGAGGGATCTCCCTGGAGCCAGAGCATCTGTACGGGAAGCACATGCACCGGAGGGGACCATCAAGAACGGTTGCTTGAAAAGCTTGAGGATGACAATGAAGGGTCTGAGGGTGGAAAAACAATCAGAAATGGATCAAATATGTTCAGTTCAGACTGTGTTTTGTGGGATCTACCTTCTGATGATCTGATGAATCCTATGGTTTGA